A genome region from Anopheles stephensi strain Indian chromosome 2, UCI_ANSTEP_V1.0, whole genome shotgun sequence includes the following:
- the LOC118504441 gene encoding chloride channel protein 2 isoform X9 has translation MYGRYTKDLGEYAKDEARRLRLLERRRKKDDKARNKELLDVRDNKFFKAASWLWRNTFARLGEDWVFLALLGIIMAMLSYVMDKGISMCTNSRVWLYRDLTNHPVAQYLAWVSLPVCLILFSAGFVHLVAPQSIGSGIPEMKTILRGVALKEYLTFKTLVAKVIGLTATLGSGMPLGKEGPFVHIASIVSQLLSKIITSFQSIYENESRNTEMLAAACAVGVGACFAAPIGGVLFSIEVTTTYFAVRNYWRGFFAAVCGATVFRLLAVWFQKADTVTAMFSTNFTSDFPFDPQELFVFALIGLVCGLGGALYVWVHRKYVLFMRSNKKMNKFLQKNRFLYPGIVALIVATLSFPLGFGKYIAGELSTHDQVHQLFSNFTWTKHDLTVEQAAVVSNWRTPETNVFANLIIYLLYTFFLSIIASTIPVPSGMFIPVFKIGAAFGRIVGEAMHLWFPHGVRYGGMLAPIIPGGYSVVGAAAFSGAVTHTVSVGVIVFEMTGQITHIVPVMIAALISNAVAALLQPSMYDSIILIKKLPYLPDLLPSGSGMYNIYVEDFMVRDVRYIWKGISYQQLKEILKANKGLRSLPIVDSPDNKVLLGSVQRYELIKMIDKHIGREKRLEVAAKLMKEAEEKAREEQERQKREAAEALKTRRPSRFEVVPAPDILKLRERANNEMLPPQARRESNASVTGGPVFGGTQPKKSILKKTNSFTLKGFSPLSPHSPVHTPYTTITGTESRIRSAFDIIFRKSATLQDVTPDPEIGSIGTPSIVGSEVAPLTPGISKKVQLPRERVIDMSPEDQKAWEMEEMAKPIDVDHLHIDPAPFQLVERTSILKVHSLFSMVGINHAYVTNVGRLVGVVALKELRTAIESVNNGTLTPESVKAKQEEEARVLAQKESDNNNGISAEDPLLPKRPGDTFSDKKVNNTITSMDSALSNSDNCSDIELDIMHIDHGDTSTTNGTTKHTNNSNHSSQQQ, from the exons ATGTATGGTCGCTATACGAAGGACTTAGGAGAATACGCCAAAGATGAAGCGCGAAGACTCAGGCTTCTTGAacgacgaagaaaaaaagatgataAAGCAAGAAACAAG GAACTGTTGGACGTGCGAGACAACAAGTTCTTCAAGGCCGCTTCTTGGCTGTGGCGCAACACATTCGCCCGGCTGGGTGAGGACTGGGTGTTCCTGGCACTGTTGGGCATTATCATGGCGATGCTATCCTACGTGATGGATAAGGGCATCTCGATGTGCACGAACT CGCGCGTCTGGTTGTACCGCGATCTCACCAACCATCCGGTAGCGCAGTATCTTGCCTGGGTTTCGCTCCCCGTCTGTCTGATCCTGTTTTCGGCCGGCTTTGTACATCTGGTCGCACCGCAGAGTATCGGTTCGGGCATCCCGGAGATGAAAACCATTCTGCGTGGTGTGGCGCTCAAGGAGTACCTCACCTTCAAGACGCTGGTCGCGAAGGTGATCGGTCTGACGGCGACACTCGGCAGCGGGATGCCGCTCGGCAAGGAGGGTCCGTTTGTACATATAGCTAGTATAGTATCGCAGCTGCTAAGTAAGATCATCACATCATTCCAATCGATCTACGAGAACGAATCGCGCAACACGGAAATGTTGGCGGCGGCGTGCGCGGTCGGTGTTGGAGCCTGTTTTGCGGCCCCGATCGGCGGTGTACTGTTCAGCATCGAGGTAACGACGACGTACTTTGCGGTGCGCAACTACTGGCGAGGATTTTTTGCTGCCGTCTGCGGTGCTACCGTCTTTCGATTGCTGGCCGTTTGGTTCCAGAAGGCGGACACCGTGACAGCCATGTTTTCGACCAACTTCACGTCGGATTTTCCCTTCGATCCGCAGGAACTGTTTGTGTTTGCGTTGATTGG tcTCGTATGTGGGCTGGGTGGTGCCCTGTACGTGTGGGTGCATCGAAAGTACGTCCTGTTTATGCGCTCGAACAAAAAGATGAACAAGTTTCTACAAAAAAA TCGCTTTTTGTATCCCGGAATTGTGGCACTGATTGTGGCCACGCTTTCATTTCCGCTAGGCTTCGGTAAGTACATTGCCGGCGAGCTGAGCACTCACGATCAGGTCCACCAGCTGTTCTCAAACTTTACCTGGACCAAACACGATCTCACTGTCGAACAAGCTGCAGTCGTATCGAACTGGCGCACGCCAGAGACGAACGTGTTTGCTAACctcattatttatttgctgTACACG TTCTTCCTGTCGATCATTGCCTCAACCATTCCCGTGCCATCCGGTATGTTCATACCAGTGTTCAAAATTGGCGCCGCCTTCGGTCGAATAGTCGGTGAAGCGATGCACCTTTGGTTCCCGCACGGTGTCCGCTACGGAGGCATGCTGGCACCGATCATTCCCGGCGGCTATTCGGTCGTTGGGGCGGCCGCTTTCTCCGGTGCCGTCACACACACCGTGTCCGTCGGTGTGATCGTGTTCGAGATGACGGGTCAAATAACGCACATCGTGCCGGTCATGATAGCTGCCCTCATATCGAACGCCGTAGCAGCACTACTTCAACCGTCCATGTACGATAGCATTATTCTCATCAAAAAGTTACCCTACTTGCCGGATCTGCTGCCATCCGGCTCGGGCATGTACAATATCTACGTCGAGGACTTTATGGTGCGCGACGTGCGCTACATCTGGAAGGGAATCTCGTACCAGCAGCTCAAGGAAATCCTGAAAGCGAACAAAGGCCTGCGCAGCTTACCGATCGTCGACAGCCCGGACAATAAGGTGCTGCTCGGTAGCGTGCAGCGTTACGAACTGATCAAAATGATCGACAAGCATATTGGGCGCGAAAAACGGCTCGAAGTGGCAGCGAAGCTGATGAAGGAAGCGGAGGAGAAGGCACGGGAGGAACAGGAGCGTCAGAAGCGGGAAGCGGCAGAAGCGCTGAAAACTCGCCGGCCATCTCGATTCGAAGTCGTTCCAGCGCCGGACATTTTGAAGCTGCGGGAGCGTGCCAACAATGAGATGTTGCCACCGCAAGCACGCCGAGAATCGAACGCATCAGTTACCGGTGGACCGGTATTCGGTGGTACGCAACCGAAAAAATCGATCCTCAAGAAAACGAACTCGTTTACGCTGAAGGGCTTCAGTCCGCTGTCTCCACACAGTCCCGTGCACACACCGTACACAACGATCACTGGTACGGAGAGTCGTATCCGGTCAGCGTTCGATATCATCTTCCGGAAGTCGGCTACGCTGCAGGATGTCACGCCCGATCCTGAGATTGGTTCGATCGGAACGCCAAGCATTGTGGGATCGGAGGTCGCTCCACTAACGCCGGGTATCTCGAAGAAGGTGCAACTGCCCCGGGAGCGCGTTATCGACATGTCGCCCGAGGATCAGAAAGCTTGGGAGATGGAAGAGATGGCGAAGCCGATCGATGTTGATCATCTGCACATCGATCCGGCCCCATTCCAGCTGGTCGAACGTACATCCATCCTGAAGGTGCACTCGCTGTTCTCAATGGTTGGCATTAATCACGCATACGTCACCAACGTTGGTCGGCTGGTTGGTGTGGTGGCTCTCAAAGAG CTACGAACGGCGATCGAGAGCGTAAACAATGGCACATTAACGCCAGAATCGGTTAAAGCGAAACAGGAAGAGGAAGCTCGAGTACTTGCTCAAAAAG aatccgacaacaacaacggcattTCGGCGGAAGATCCTCTCCTCCCGAAGAGACCCGGTGATACGTTTAGCgacaaaaaagtaaataacACAATCACCTCGATGGATTCGGCACTGTCCAACTCGGACAACTGTTCGGACATCGAGCTAGACATTATGCACATTGATCACGGTGATACTTCGACCACTAATGGTACcaccaaacacaccaacaacagcaaccattCCAGCCAACAGCAGTAG
- the LOC118504441 gene encoding chloride channel protein 2 isoform X1 gives MHIPIKDEYVRDFSFEPEIILRRKDSLDIQREKYHRKRLNSRRKRLKQNALLVLAKTAAVPPEHRQPESDHGKGGGGAGDVLGRTRSGSNSETSAYIPSSMSNATLIDVSSSDACPVGTGLDDLDPADKEEIRRSIVDIEIEEFYYMYGRYTKDLGEYAKDEARRLRLLERRRKKDDKARNKELLDVRDNKFFKAASWLWRNTFARLGEDWVFLALLGIIMAMLSYVMDKGISMCTNSRVWLYRDLTNHPVAQYLAWVSLPVCLILFSAGFVHLVAPQSIGSGIPEMKTILRGVALKEYLTFKTLVAKVIGLTATLGSGMPLGKEGPFVHIASIVSQLLSKIITSFQSIYENESRNTEMLAAACAVGVGACFAAPIGGVLFSIEVTTTYFAVRNYWRGFFAAVCGATVFRLLAVWFQKADTVTAMFSTNFTSDFPFDPQELFVFALIGLVCGLGGALYVWVHRKYVLFMRSNKKMNKFLQKNRFLYPGIVALIVATLSFPLGFGKYIAGELSTHDQVHQLFSNFTWTKHDLTVEQAAVVSNWRTPETNVFANLIIYLLYTFFLSIIASTIPVPSGMFIPVFKIGAAFGRIVGEAMHLWFPHGVRYGGMLAPIIPGGYSVVGAAAFSGAVTHTVSVGVIVFEMTGQITHIVPVMIAALISNAVAALLQPSMYDSIILIKKLPYLPDLLPSGSGMYNIYVEDFMVRDVRYIWKGISYQQLKEILKANKGLRSLPIVDSPDNKVLLGSVQRYELIKMIDKHIGREKRLEVAAKLMKEAEEKAREEQERQKREAAEALKTRRPSRFEVVPAPDILKLRERANNEMLPPQARRESNASVTGGPVFGGTQPKKSILKKTNSFTLKGFSPLSPHSPVHTPYTTITGTESRIRSAFDIIFRKSATLQDVTPDPEIGSIGTPSIVGSEVAPLTPGISKKVQLPRERVIDMSPEDQKAWEMEEMAKPIDVDHLHIDPAPFQLVERTSILKVHSLFSMVGINHAYVTNVGRLVGVVALKELRTAIESVNNGTLTPESVKAKQEEEARVLAQKESDNNNGISAEDPLLPKRPGDTFSDKKVNNTITSMDSALSNSDNCSDIELDIMHIDHGDTSTTNGTTKHTNNSNHSSQQQ, from the exons ATGCATATACCGATAAAGGATGAATACGTGCGGGATTTTTCGTTCGAGCCGGAAATTATCCTACGACGCAAGGATTCGCTAGACATACAGCGGGAAAAGTACCACCGGAAACGGCTCAACAGTCGGCGAAAGCGCCTAAAGCAGAACGCTTTGCTAGTGCTGGCAAAGACTGCTGCGGTGCCACCAGAGCACCGACAACCGGAATCGGACCACGGTAAGGGTGGTGGCGGTGCTGGTGATGTACTTGGAAGAACTAGAAGTGGTAGCAATAGTGAGACGAGTGCATATATTCCGAGCAGCATGTCCAACGCAACACTGATCGATGTATCGTCGTCCGATGCCTGCCCGGTCGGGACTGGACTGGACGATCTCGATCCTGCCGATAAGGAAGAGATCCGCCGCAGTATCGTTGACATCGAGATAGAAGAGTTCTACTAC ATGTATGGTCGCTATACGAAGGACTTAGGAGAATACGCCAAAGATGAAGCGCGAAGACTCAGGCTTCTTGAacgacgaagaaaaaaagatgataAAGCAAGAAACAAG GAACTGTTGGACGTGCGAGACAACAAGTTCTTCAAGGCCGCTTCTTGGCTGTGGCGCAACACATTCGCCCGGCTGGGTGAGGACTGGGTGTTCCTGGCACTGTTGGGCATTATCATGGCGATGCTATCCTACGTGATGGATAAGGGCATCTCGATGTGCACGAACT CGCGCGTCTGGTTGTACCGCGATCTCACCAACCATCCGGTAGCGCAGTATCTTGCCTGGGTTTCGCTCCCCGTCTGTCTGATCCTGTTTTCGGCCGGCTTTGTACATCTGGTCGCACCGCAGAGTATCGGTTCGGGCATCCCGGAGATGAAAACCATTCTGCGTGGTGTGGCGCTCAAGGAGTACCTCACCTTCAAGACGCTGGTCGCGAAGGTGATCGGTCTGACGGCGACACTCGGCAGCGGGATGCCGCTCGGCAAGGAGGGTCCGTTTGTACATATAGCTAGTATAGTATCGCAGCTGCTAAGTAAGATCATCACATCATTCCAATCGATCTACGAGAACGAATCGCGCAACACGGAAATGTTGGCGGCGGCGTGCGCGGTCGGTGTTGGAGCCTGTTTTGCGGCCCCGATCGGCGGTGTACTGTTCAGCATCGAGGTAACGACGACGTACTTTGCGGTGCGCAACTACTGGCGAGGATTTTTTGCTGCCGTCTGCGGTGCTACCGTCTTTCGATTGCTGGCCGTTTGGTTCCAGAAGGCGGACACCGTGACAGCCATGTTTTCGACCAACTTCACGTCGGATTTTCCCTTCGATCCGCAGGAACTGTTTGTGTTTGCGTTGATTGG tcTCGTATGTGGGCTGGGTGGTGCCCTGTACGTGTGGGTGCATCGAAAGTACGTCCTGTTTATGCGCTCGAACAAAAAGATGAACAAGTTTCTACAAAAAAA TCGCTTTTTGTATCCCGGAATTGTGGCACTGATTGTGGCCACGCTTTCATTTCCGCTAGGCTTCGGTAAGTACATTGCCGGCGAGCTGAGCACTCACGATCAGGTCCACCAGCTGTTCTCAAACTTTACCTGGACCAAACACGATCTCACTGTCGAACAAGCTGCAGTCGTATCGAACTGGCGCACGCCAGAGACGAACGTGTTTGCTAACctcattatttatttgctgTACACG TTCTTCCTGTCGATCATTGCCTCAACCATTCCCGTGCCATCCGGTATGTTCATACCAGTGTTCAAAATTGGCGCCGCCTTCGGTCGAATAGTCGGTGAAGCGATGCACCTTTGGTTCCCGCACGGTGTCCGCTACGGAGGCATGCTGGCACCGATCATTCCCGGCGGCTATTCGGTCGTTGGGGCGGCCGCTTTCTCCGGTGCCGTCACACACACCGTGTCCGTCGGTGTGATCGTGTTCGAGATGACGGGTCAAATAACGCACATCGTGCCGGTCATGATAGCTGCCCTCATATCGAACGCCGTAGCAGCACTACTTCAACCGTCCATGTACGATAGCATTATTCTCATCAAAAAGTTACCCTACTTGCCGGATCTGCTGCCATCCGGCTCGGGCATGTACAATATCTACGTCGAGGACTTTATGGTGCGCGACGTGCGCTACATCTGGAAGGGAATCTCGTACCAGCAGCTCAAGGAAATCCTGAAAGCGAACAAAGGCCTGCGCAGCTTACCGATCGTCGACAGCCCGGACAATAAGGTGCTGCTCGGTAGCGTGCAGCGTTACGAACTGATCAAAATGATCGACAAGCATATTGGGCGCGAAAAACGGCTCGAAGTGGCAGCGAAGCTGATGAAGGAAGCGGAGGAGAAGGCACGGGAGGAACAGGAGCGTCAGAAGCGGGAAGCGGCAGAAGCGCTGAAAACTCGCCGGCCATCTCGATTCGAAGTCGTTCCAGCGCCGGACATTTTGAAGCTGCGGGAGCGTGCCAACAATGAGATGTTGCCACCGCAAGCACGCCGAGAATCGAACGCATCAGTTACCGGTGGACCGGTATTCGGTGGTACGCAACCGAAAAAATCGATCCTCAAGAAAACGAACTCGTTTACGCTGAAGGGCTTCAGTCCGCTGTCTCCACACAGTCCCGTGCACACACCGTACACAACGATCACTGGTACGGAGAGTCGTATCCGGTCAGCGTTCGATATCATCTTCCGGAAGTCGGCTACGCTGCAGGATGTCACGCCCGATCCTGAGATTGGTTCGATCGGAACGCCAAGCATTGTGGGATCGGAGGTCGCTCCACTAACGCCGGGTATCTCGAAGAAGGTGCAACTGCCCCGGGAGCGCGTTATCGACATGTCGCCCGAGGATCAGAAAGCTTGGGAGATGGAAGAGATGGCGAAGCCGATCGATGTTGATCATCTGCACATCGATCCGGCCCCATTCCAGCTGGTCGAACGTACATCCATCCTGAAGGTGCACTCGCTGTTCTCAATGGTTGGCATTAATCACGCATACGTCACCAACGTTGGTCGGCTGGTTGGTGTGGTGGCTCTCAAAGAG CTACGAACGGCGATCGAGAGCGTAAACAATGGCACATTAACGCCAGAATCGGTTAAAGCGAAACAGGAAGAGGAAGCTCGAGTACTTGCTCAAAAAG aatccgacaacaacaacggcattTCGGCGGAAGATCCTCTCCTCCCGAAGAGACCCGGTGATACGTTTAGCgacaaaaaagtaaataacACAATCACCTCGATGGATTCGGCACTGTCCAACTCGGACAACTGTTCGGACATCGAGCTAGACATTATGCACATTGATCACGGTGATACTTCGACCACTAATGGTACcaccaaacacaccaacaacagcaaccattCCAGCCAACAGCAGTAG
- the LOC118504441 gene encoding chloride channel protein 2 isoform X10 has product MKREDSGFLNDEEKKMIKQETRWKSLQELLDVRDNKFFKAASWLWRNTFARLGEDWVFLALLGIIMAMLSYVMDKGISMCTNSRVWLYRDLTNHPVAQYLAWVSLPVCLILFSAGFVHLVAPQSIGSGIPEMKTILRGVALKEYLTFKTLVAKVIGLTATLGSGMPLGKEGPFVHIASIVSQLLSKIITSFQSIYENESRNTEMLAAACAVGVGACFAAPIGGVLFSIEVTTTYFAVRNYWRGFFAAVCGATVFRLLAVWFQKADTVTAMFSTNFTSDFPFDPQELFVFALIGLVCGLGGALYVWVHRKYVLFMRSNKKMNKFLQKNRFLYPGIVALIVATLSFPLGFGKYIAGELSTHDQVHQLFSNFTWTKHDLTVEQAAVVSNWRTPETNVFANLIIYLLYTFFLSIIASTIPVPSGMFIPVFKIGAAFGRIVGEAMHLWFPHGVRYGGMLAPIIPGGYSVVGAAAFSGAVTHTVSVGVIVFEMTGQITHIVPVMIAALISNAVAALLQPSMYDSIILIKKLPYLPDLLPSGSGMYNIYVEDFMVRDVRYIWKGISYQQLKEILKANKGLRSLPIVDSPDNKVLLGSVQRYELIKMIDKHIGREKRLEVAAKLMKEAEEKAREEQERQKREAAEALKTRRPSRFEVVPAPDILKLRERANNEMLPPQARRESNASVTGGPVFGGTQPKKSILKKTNSFTLKGFSPLSPHSPVHTPYTTITGTESRIRSAFDIIFRKSATLQDVTPDPEIGSIGTPSIVGSEVAPLTPGISKKVQLPRERVIDMSPEDQKAWEMEEMAKPIDVDHLHIDPAPFQLVERTSILKVHSLFSMVGINHAYVTNVGRLVGVVALKELRTAIESVNNGTLTPESVKAKQEEEARVLAQKESDNNNGISAEDPLLPKRPGDTFSDKKVNNTITSMDSALSNSDNCSDIELDIMHIDHGDTSTTNGTTKHTNNSNHSSQQQ; this is encoded by the exons ATGAAGCGCGAAGACTCAGGCTTCTTGAacgacgaagaaaaaaagatgataAAGCAAGAAACAAG ATGGAAATCGTTGCAGGAACTGTTGGACGTGCGAGACAACAAGTTCTTCAAGGCCGCTTCTTGGCTGTGGCGCAACACATTCGCCCGGCTGGGTGAGGACTGGGTGTTCCTGGCACTGTTGGGCATTATCATGGCGATGCTATCCTACGTGATGGATAAGGGCATCTCGATGTGCACGAACT CGCGCGTCTGGTTGTACCGCGATCTCACCAACCATCCGGTAGCGCAGTATCTTGCCTGGGTTTCGCTCCCCGTCTGTCTGATCCTGTTTTCGGCCGGCTTTGTACATCTGGTCGCACCGCAGAGTATCGGTTCGGGCATCCCGGAGATGAAAACCATTCTGCGTGGTGTGGCGCTCAAGGAGTACCTCACCTTCAAGACGCTGGTCGCGAAGGTGATCGGTCTGACGGCGACACTCGGCAGCGGGATGCCGCTCGGCAAGGAGGGTCCGTTTGTACATATAGCTAGTATAGTATCGCAGCTGCTAAGTAAGATCATCACATCATTCCAATCGATCTACGAGAACGAATCGCGCAACACGGAAATGTTGGCGGCGGCGTGCGCGGTCGGTGTTGGAGCCTGTTTTGCGGCCCCGATCGGCGGTGTACTGTTCAGCATCGAGGTAACGACGACGTACTTTGCGGTGCGCAACTACTGGCGAGGATTTTTTGCTGCCGTCTGCGGTGCTACCGTCTTTCGATTGCTGGCCGTTTGGTTCCAGAAGGCGGACACCGTGACAGCCATGTTTTCGACCAACTTCACGTCGGATTTTCCCTTCGATCCGCAGGAACTGTTTGTGTTTGCGTTGATTGG tcTCGTATGTGGGCTGGGTGGTGCCCTGTACGTGTGGGTGCATCGAAAGTACGTCCTGTTTATGCGCTCGAACAAAAAGATGAACAAGTTTCTACAAAAAAA TCGCTTTTTGTATCCCGGAATTGTGGCACTGATTGTGGCCACGCTTTCATTTCCGCTAGGCTTCGGTAAGTACATTGCCGGCGAGCTGAGCACTCACGATCAGGTCCACCAGCTGTTCTCAAACTTTACCTGGACCAAACACGATCTCACTGTCGAACAAGCTGCAGTCGTATCGAACTGGCGCACGCCAGAGACGAACGTGTTTGCTAACctcattatttatttgctgTACACG TTCTTCCTGTCGATCATTGCCTCAACCATTCCCGTGCCATCCGGTATGTTCATACCAGTGTTCAAAATTGGCGCCGCCTTCGGTCGAATAGTCGGTGAAGCGATGCACCTTTGGTTCCCGCACGGTGTCCGCTACGGAGGCATGCTGGCACCGATCATTCCCGGCGGCTATTCGGTCGTTGGGGCGGCCGCTTTCTCCGGTGCCGTCACACACACCGTGTCCGTCGGTGTGATCGTGTTCGAGATGACGGGTCAAATAACGCACATCGTGCCGGTCATGATAGCTGCCCTCATATCGAACGCCGTAGCAGCACTACTTCAACCGTCCATGTACGATAGCATTATTCTCATCAAAAAGTTACCCTACTTGCCGGATCTGCTGCCATCCGGCTCGGGCATGTACAATATCTACGTCGAGGACTTTATGGTGCGCGACGTGCGCTACATCTGGAAGGGAATCTCGTACCAGCAGCTCAAGGAAATCCTGAAAGCGAACAAAGGCCTGCGCAGCTTACCGATCGTCGACAGCCCGGACAATAAGGTGCTGCTCGGTAGCGTGCAGCGTTACGAACTGATCAAAATGATCGACAAGCATATTGGGCGCGAAAAACGGCTCGAAGTGGCAGCGAAGCTGATGAAGGAAGCGGAGGAGAAGGCACGGGAGGAACAGGAGCGTCAGAAGCGGGAAGCGGCAGAAGCGCTGAAAACTCGCCGGCCATCTCGATTCGAAGTCGTTCCAGCGCCGGACATTTTGAAGCTGCGGGAGCGTGCCAACAATGAGATGTTGCCACCGCAAGCACGCCGAGAATCGAACGCATCAGTTACCGGTGGACCGGTATTCGGTGGTACGCAACCGAAAAAATCGATCCTCAAGAAAACGAACTCGTTTACGCTGAAGGGCTTCAGTCCGCTGTCTCCACACAGTCCCGTGCACACACCGTACACAACGATCACTGGTACGGAGAGTCGTATCCGGTCAGCGTTCGATATCATCTTCCGGAAGTCGGCTACGCTGCAGGATGTCACGCCCGATCCTGAGATTGGTTCGATCGGAACGCCAAGCATTGTGGGATCGGAGGTCGCTCCACTAACGCCGGGTATCTCGAAGAAGGTGCAACTGCCCCGGGAGCGCGTTATCGACATGTCGCCCGAGGATCAGAAAGCTTGGGAGATGGAAGAGATGGCGAAGCCGATCGATGTTGATCATCTGCACATCGATCCGGCCCCATTCCAGCTGGTCGAACGTACATCCATCCTGAAGGTGCACTCGCTGTTCTCAATGGTTGGCATTAATCACGCATACGTCACCAACGTTGGTCGGCTGGTTGGTGTGGTGGCTCTCAAAGAG CTACGAACGGCGATCGAGAGCGTAAACAATGGCACATTAACGCCAGAATCGGTTAAAGCGAAACAGGAAGAGGAAGCTCGAGTACTTGCTCAAAAAG aatccgacaacaacaacggcattTCGGCGGAAGATCCTCTCCTCCCGAAGAGACCCGGTGATACGTTTAGCgacaaaaaagtaaataacACAATCACCTCGATGGATTCGGCACTGTCCAACTCGGACAACTGTTCGGACATCGAGCTAGACATTATGCACATTGATCACGGTGATACTTCGACCACTAATGGTACcaccaaacacaccaacaacagcaaccattCCAGCCAACAGCAGTAG